From Geotalea uraniireducens Rf4:
ATCGATTCCAGGTAGGAAATCACCACGCCGGTTTCCAGGTCTTCGGCCAGGTAGTCGTAGATGTCGGCTCCATCGATATCTGCGGCATTGCCGTAGTTAACCCCCAATGACACGCCGCGGCCGGACACCGCCAGCGTCTCCAGCAGACAGAGAAGGAGCGCGCCGCTCTGGGAAACCACCGCCACATTCCCCTTTTTCGGCCGTTTCAGGCGTTCGCGGGGGAGAAACAAGGTATCGAGCCTTTGGTACGGAGCGAACACACCGAGACAGTTGGGGCCGAGCAATCGGATGCCCAACTCCCGCCCGAGCCGGACGACTTCCTGCTGCAAAGATTCGCACCCCGTCTCGGCAAAACCTGCGCTGACGATGATCGCGCAACGGGCTTTCCCGGCGTGGGCTGCCAACAGCTCAGGAACTTCCGGCGCAGGACGGAGAATAACGGACAGGTCGACCGTCTCGGGAAGGTCGCGGATTGAAGCGTAGACCGGCACTTCGTCGATCTCGGTATAGTTCGGATTGACCGGATAGAACTTCCCCCGGAAGGCGCGAAGGTTTCTGGAGACAACACCCCCGAGCCGTTTTTCATCGGCGGAAGCACCGATCAGGGCGATGGAGCGAGGTTTGAAAAGGCAATCAAGGGAATTCACGGTCGAAAACTCCTAGGAGAGGTTCGAGGTGCGAGGTGCGAGGTGCGAGGTGCGAGGTGCGAGGTTCAAAAATTCCTTATTCCTCGATCCTCGTTCCTTTTTCCTCGGTCCTCGAACCTGTTTTCAAACGCTCTCCATGAACAGCAGGGCCGGATCTTCCAGATAGCGGACGATCTCTGCCAGGAACAGGGCCGCGTCGGCGCCATCGGTGACCCGGTGATCGAAGGTGAGGGACAGGGGAAGGATCTTCCTGACAACGATCGCGCCGCGGTAGACCCACGGCCGTTCGACGATGCGGCCGCAGCCGAGGATGGCCACATCTGGCCAGTTGATGATCGGGGTGGCAAAGACACCGCCGAAGTGGCCGTAGTTGGTGATGGTGAAGGTGCGCCCCTTCAAGTCGGTGAGGGCAATGGTCCGTTCGTGGGCTTTCTTGCCGAGCGCCTGGATCTCCTCCGCCAGGGCGATAATGCTCTTTTTGTCCACATCGCGGATGACCGGCACCATCAGCCCGTCCGGGGTCTCCACGGCAATGCCGAAGTGGTAATGCTTCTTGAGGATGATCGTTTCTGCTTCGGCATCTATGGATGCGTTGAGAAAGGGGTGGTCCCTGAGGGCATGCTGGGCCGCCTTGATAAAAAACGGGAGGAAGGTCAGATGCGTCCCCCTTGCCTCCAGCGCCTCTTGTTCCCGCTCACGCAGGTCCCAAAGATCGGTAATATCAGCCTCCTCCGTGCAGGTAACGGAGGCGGTGTTTCGCTGCGAGGCAATGAGGTTGCGGGCAATGGTCCTTCGTACCCCCCGAAGCGGTAGCCGCTCGACCGGACCAAAGCTCTCTTCAGGCTGTCGTGGCGTTGCAGCCTGCGACAGGTCCTCGGGGGTGATGCTGCCACGCGGACCGCTGCCCCGAATGCTGCGCAGGTCGACGCCCCGCTCCCGCGCCAGCTTCCGCACCATGGGGGTGGCGAGAATCTCGGGTTCTTCCTCCGCCTCTGGCAGAACGCCGACGATGCCGTTCGATTTCGCCGGCACAGTGGAGGCCTGCGTCGGCACTTCTCCCTCCTCGGCAATGGTCAGCAATGTCTCGCCGACCTTGGCAATGTCCCCTTCACCCCGGTAAATGCGGCTGATCGTCCCCTTACGCGGCGAAGGGACTTCCACCACCGCCTTATCGGTCTCCACCTCCAGCACCCCCTGGTGCTCGACAACCCGGTCGCCTTCCTTTACCAGCCACCGGCGCAGTTCCACCTCGGTGATCCCTTCGCCGAGGTCGGGAAGTTTGAAATCATAGGGCATTGCCCACTCCTTTTTGCCGCATCACGGAAAATCTTCAGAATCTTTGAACCGCGAAGGCGCAAAGGACGGAAAGAAAACGGTTTTGATATTTTGGACCAAAAATGTTATCGATTTTTACCTTACTTCGCGTCCTTTGCGTCTTTGCGGTTCAAAGGTTTTTCTTTATTGTTTTTCTCGTCAATCGCTGTGTCCTCTGTGGCTAATATTGCAGCACCTCGTCCAGCGCCGCCCGGATCCGCTCCGCTGACGGCAGGTAGTGATCGAGGAGCTTTGCCAGCGGCACCGTCACATCGGGGGCCGTAACCCGCAGGATCGGCCCGCGCAGGTGGAGGATCGCCTCTTCGGCAATGGTGGCGGCGATCTCGGCACCGAAACCGCAGCTCTTCACCGCCTCATGGACAATGACCACCCGGCCGGTCTTCCGCACCGATGCCAGCACAGTCTCGGCATCGAAGGGATTGAGGGTCAGGAGGTCGATCACCTCGGCGCTATACTCTCCCACCGCTTTCAGCACCCACTCCAGCATACTCCCCCAGGCGATGAGGGTGACGTCATCCCCTTCCCTGACCACCTGCGCCCTGCCGAGCGGTACAATGTAGTCACCTGCCGGAACCTCTTCCCTGATCAAACGGTAGAGCCGCGTCGGCTCCAGAAAGAGGACCGGGTCCGGGTCGCGAATGGCAGCGGTCAGAAGCCCCTTGGCGGTATACGGCCCGGACGGCACCACCACCTTGACTCCCGG
This genomic window contains:
- a CDS encoding alpha-ketoacid dehydrogenase subunit beta; amino-acid sequence: MPLLNMVQAINLALNEEMERDDRVVLLGEDVGRDGGVFRITEGLLERFGSERLIDTPLSESAIVGAAIGMAVYGLRPIAEIQFMGFLYAAFDQLFTHAARLRSRSRSRYTCPLVVRTPYGGGIKAPEMHEESTEAFFCHMPGVKVVVPSGPYTAKGLLTAAIRDPDPVLFLEPTRLYRLIREEVPAGDYIVPLGRAQVVREGDDVTLIAWGSMLEWVLKAVGEYSAEVIDLLTLNPFDAETVLASVRKTGRVVIVHEAVKSCGFGAEIAATIAEEAILHLRGPILRVTAPDVTVPLAKLLDHYLPSAERIRAALDEVLQY
- a CDS encoding dihydrolipoamide acetyltransferase family protein, giving the protein MPYDFKLPDLGEGITEVELRRWLVKEGDRVVEHQGVLEVETDKAVVEVPSPRKGTISRIYRGEGDIAKVGETLLTIAEEGEVPTQASTVPAKSNGIVGVLPEAEEEPEILATPMVRKLARERGVDLRSIRGSGPRGSITPEDLSQAATPRQPEESFGPVERLPLRGVRRTIARNLIASQRNTASVTCTEEADITDLWDLREREQEALEARGTHLTFLPFFIKAAQHALRDHPFLNASIDAEAETIILKKHYHFGIAVETPDGLMVPVIRDVDKKSIIALAEEIQALGKKAHERTIALTDLKGRTFTITNYGHFGGVFATPIINWPDVAILGCGRIVERPWVYRGAIVVRKILPLSLTFDHRVTDGADAALFLAEIVRYLEDPALLFMESV